A part of Propioniciclava coleopterorum genomic DNA contains:
- a CDS encoding biotin--[acetyl-CoA-carboxylase] ligase, with translation MTVGLDAGDLAAALAGTPWRPRVVAATGSTNADLAAAARSGAAAGEVLISAHQSAGRGRLARRWEAPPGASWATSVLIAPRRPMADWGWLPLLVGVAVARGVAEATGLEPRLKWPNDVLVGEGKLCGILCEAVADASPPAAVLGFGLNTALTAQDRPVPTATSLLLEGADPDPAAVLAAVLRHLAAVLAGWEAGEDPRPGYRALCGTLGRAVTVHLPAGPVDGTAVDVDREGALVVDTPAGRRTFVAGDVEHLRPGG, from the coding sequence ATGACCGTGGGACTGGACGCCGGGGACCTCGCCGCAGCGCTCGCCGGGACGCCGTGGCGGCCGCGCGTGGTCGCTGCCACCGGGTCGACCAACGCCGACCTCGCCGCCGCCGCCCGCTCCGGTGCCGCGGCGGGCGAGGTGCTGATCAGCGCCCACCAGAGCGCCGGACGCGGTCGGCTCGCCCGCCGCTGGGAGGCGCCGCCCGGCGCGTCCTGGGCGACGTCGGTGCTGATCGCGCCGCGGCGTCCGATGGCGGACTGGGGCTGGCTGCCGCTGCTGGTCGGCGTGGCGGTCGCCCGCGGCGTCGCCGAGGCGACCGGGCTCGAGCCGCGGCTGAAGTGGCCCAACGACGTGCTGGTCGGCGAGGGGAAGCTGTGCGGGATCCTCTGCGAGGCGGTGGCCGACGCCTCCCCGCCCGCGGCCGTGCTCGGCTTCGGGCTGAACACCGCGCTGACCGCGCAGGACCGCCCCGTGCCGACCGCCACGTCTCTGCTCCTGGAGGGCGCCGACCCCGACCCCGCCGCGGTGCTCGCGGCGGTGCTGCGCCACCTCGCGGCCGTCCTGGCCGGGTGGGAGGCGGGGGAGGACCCGCGTCCGGGCTACCGCGCCCTGTGCGGCACGCTGGGGCGCGCGGTGACGGTGCACCTCCCGGCCGGCCCGGTCGACGGCACGGCGGTGGACGTGGATCGCGAGGGCGCGCTCGTCGTGGACACCCCCGCCGGGCGCCGCACGTTCGTCGCCGGCGATGTGGAGCACCTGCGTCCGGGCGGCTGA
- a CDS encoding GtrA family protein translates to MTSAPDPAGSNLPEGPSAPERATPPEGRPGPDVRGASTGSAPFEAGPTDGRAGRRGPLADGPGDAASASAVQGEAAERLGLRTQLVRFVLTGGLSAIVDYGLLVAGMALGLSHAPAKAISWVFGTLTAYLINSKWTFQSDGNRRTLAAVVVLYLLTFGLQVGTFTLIYPFLESWWGVAAAQFVGFVIAQGLATTVNFIVQRAVIFK, encoded by the coding sequence GTGACGTCAGCACCCGACCCCGCCGGCTCGAACCTCCCCGAGGGCCCGAGCGCCCCCGAGCGGGCCACCCCGCCCGAGGGTCGGCCGGGCCCCGACGTGCGGGGCGCGTCGACCGGGAGCGCGCCCTTCGAAGCAGGACCGACGGACGGTCGCGCCGGACGCCGCGGGCCGCTCGCCGACGGGCCCGGGGACGCCGCGTCGGCGTCCGCGGTGCAGGGGGAGGCGGCCGAGCGGCTGGGGCTGCGGACCCAGCTCGTCCGGTTCGTGCTGACCGGCGGGCTGTCCGCCATCGTCGACTACGGGCTCCTGGTCGCGGGCATGGCGTTGGGCCTGTCGCACGCGCCGGCGAAGGCGATCAGCTGGGTCTTCGGCACGCTGACCGCCTACCTCATCAACAGCAAGTGGACGTTCCAGTCCGACGGCAACCGGCGCACCCTGGCGGCCGTGGTGGTGCTCTACCTGCTCACGTTCGGCCTGCAGGTGGGCACGTTCACGCTGATCTACCCGTTCCTGGAGTCGTGGTGGGGCGTGGCCGCCGCCCAGTTCGTCGGCTTCGTGATCGCCCAGGGCCTGGCGACGACGGTCAACTTCATCGTCCAGCGCGCGGTGATCTTCAAGTGA
- a CDS encoding type IV toxin-antitoxin system AbiEi family antitoxin domain-containing protein: protein MERNDLRLTHTYTVDGWSARDLRAACRDGTLEQLRRGVYAPPGADEPRGRHRDLARAAAVLRLPGTAISHASAALFHGLPVPASSLTQVHLTRASGSHGRRRAGVHFHHSPLRDDEVVLIDGFRVTALERTIADTLRDERFEWSVAIADAGLARQADAGVLLAYADAGRRRRGNRNLQRALAFADGRAGSPAESMSRVSMLRAGIPTPHLQFEVINADGEWVATSDFAWPEFGLIGEMDGRVKYDAPDRGRTASDVVAREKDREERIRACGWSITRWAWDVAVDHRRLGEQLRQALRFATIGSQARFTA from the coding sequence ATGGAGCGCAACGACCTTCGACTGACCCACACCTACACCGTGGACGGCTGGTCGGCACGGGACCTCCGCGCCGCCTGCCGCGACGGCACCCTGGAGCAGCTCCGCCGAGGCGTCTACGCGCCACCCGGAGCGGACGAGCCGAGGGGCCGCCATCGCGATCTCGCTCGTGCGGCGGCCGTGCTGCGACTACCCGGTACCGCCATCAGTCACGCGTCGGCCGCCCTGTTCCACGGACTCCCGGTTCCGGCGTCCTCGCTCACTCAGGTGCACCTCACCCGTGCGTCCGGCTCGCACGGACGCCGTCGGGCCGGCGTCCATTTCCATCACTCGCCCCTACGGGACGACGAGGTCGTGCTGATCGACGGCTTCCGCGTCACCGCGCTCGAACGGACGATCGCCGACACCCTGCGTGACGAGCGCTTCGAGTGGTCCGTCGCCATCGCCGACGCGGGGCTGGCCCGACAGGCGGATGCGGGCGTGCTGCTGGCGTACGCCGACGCGGGACGCCGGCGCCGCGGAAACCGGAACCTCCAGCGGGCCCTCGCGTTCGCCGACGGCCGCGCGGGTTCGCCGGCCGAATCGATGAGCCGCGTCTCCATGCTCCGCGCGGGGATCCCGACACCGCACCTGCAGTTCGAGGTCATCAACGCCGACGGGGAGTGGGTGGCGACCAGCGACTTCGCCTGGCCTGAGTTCGGTCTGATCGGCGAGATGGACGGACGGGTGAAGTACGACGCACCCGACCGCGGGCGCACGGCCTCCGATGTCGTCGCCCGGGAGAAGGACCGCGAGGAGCGCATCCGCGCGTGCGGTTGGAGCATCACCAGGTGGGCCTGGGACGTCGCCGTCGATCACCGGCGCCTCGGCGAGCAGCTCAGGCAGGCCCTTCGCTTCGCCACGATCGGGAGTCAAGCACGCTTCACCGCTTGA
- a CDS encoding alpha/beta fold hydrolase codes for MRRLLVLLHGLGQTPQSWQDQVTELPAGFKAVAPWLKGMRPGRDEQFSVPTAADDVLALLNQNGVEQMSLVGVSLGAMVAMDAAIRAPQTVSHLVLAAGQVNPPRSVMRMQRLAFSLIPARRLAALGVEKKRFRQALDAAAQIDYRSQLGAITARTLVLVGSTDKANRPAADALAAGIPGARLEVVEGAGHQVNTDNPAVFNRLVYDFLAEGVEPDAAAQAPGSPRP; via the coding sequence ATGCGTCGCCTCCTCGTCCTCCTGCACGGCCTGGGCCAGACCCCGCAGAGCTGGCAGGACCAGGTCACCGAGCTTCCCGCCGGCTTCAAGGCCGTGGCTCCCTGGCTGAAGGGGATGCGCCCCGGACGCGACGAGCAGTTCAGCGTCCCGACTGCCGCCGATGACGTGCTGGCCCTGCTCAACCAGAACGGCGTGGAGCAGATGTCGCTCGTCGGCGTCTCGCTGGGCGCGATGGTCGCGATGGACGCCGCCATCCGGGCGCCGCAGACCGTCTCGCACCTCGTGCTCGCGGCCGGTCAGGTGAACCCGCCGCGTTCGGTGATGCGGATGCAGCGCCTCGCCTTCAGCCTGATCCCGGCGCGCCGGCTCGCGGCGCTGGGCGTCGAGAAGAAGCGGTTCCGGCAGGCCCTGGACGCCGCCGCGCAGATCGACTACCGCTCGCAGCTGGGCGCCATCACCGCCCGGACGCTCGTGCTGGTCGGGTCGACCGACAAGGCCAACCGGCCCGCCGCCGACGCGCTGGCCGCGGGGATCCCGGGCGCGCGCCTCGAGGTCGTCGAGGGCGCCGGGCACCAGGTGAACACCGACAACCCCGCCGTCTTCAACCGGCTCGTCTACGACTTCCTCGCCGAGGGCGTCGAGCCGGACGCCGCCGCCCAGGCCCCCGGGTCACCCCGCCCGTAG